One Spinacia oleracea cultivar Varoflay chromosome 4, BTI_SOV_V1, whole genome shotgun sequence DNA segment encodes these proteins:
- the LOC110792644 gene encoding calcium-dependent protein kinase SK5-like codes for MTFNKTNSVRFSKPTSILPYETKNVNDLYTLGKKLGQGQYGTTYLCTENSTGDKYACKSIPKRKLLCREDCDDVWNEIQIMHHLVEHPNVVSIKGTYEDSSNVHLVMELCEGGELFDRIVQRGQYSEREAARLMKTIIGVVEACHSLGVIHRDLKPENFLFESTVEDSALKATDFGLSVFYQPGDTFSDVVGSPYYVAPEVLNKLYGPEADVWSAGVILYILLSGVPPFWAETDAGIFRQILKGKLDFETRPWPTISEGAKDLIRKMLERDPKARLTAYQVLSHPWIVDDSKVPDKPLDSAVLSRLKHFSAMNKLKKMACRVIAERLSEEEIGGLKELFKKIDKDNSGTITFDELKVGLLRVDSKIKETEIEDLMHAADVDDNGTIDYGEFVAATLHLNKLEREENLASAFAYFDKDGSGYITIDELQQACIELGLNDHHLEEMIKEIDQDNDGQIDYAEFVAMMRMGNGGGGRRTMRSIINWEDAPEFLQDS; via the exons ATGACATTCAACAAAACAAACTCAGTAAGATTCTCAAAACCCACATCAATTCTCCCATATGAAACCAAAAACGTCAATGATCTTTACACACTAGGCAAAAAACTCGGCCAAGGCCAATATGGAACAACATACCTTTGCACAGAGAACTCCACAGGAGATAAATATGCCTGCAAATCAATCCCAAAGAGGAAGCTTCTGTGTAGAGAAGATTGCGATGATGTTTGGAATGAGATACAGATAATGCATCACTTAGTTGAACACCCAAATGTAGTAAGCATTAAAGGTACTTATGAAGATTCAAGTAATGTTCATTTGGTTATGGAGTTGTGTGAAGGTGGTGAGCTTTTCGATCGAATTGTTCAGAGAGGACAGTATAGTGAAAGAGAAGCTGCTCGTTTGATGAAGACTATTATTGGTGTTGTTGAAGCTTGTCATTCATTGGGTGTTATTCATAGAGATCTTAAGCCTGAGAATTTCTTGTTTGAGAGTACTGTTGAGGATTCTGCACTTAAAGCTACTGATTTTGGTCTTTCTGTGTTTTATCAGCCTG GTGATACTTTCAGTGATGTGGTTGGGAGTCCTTACTATGTTGCACCAGAAGTATTGAACAAACTCTATGGCCCAGAAGCAGATGTTTGGAGTGCAGGTGTTATATTGTACATCTTACTCAGTGGAGTTCCACCTTTTTGGGCAG aaACTGATGCAGGAATATTCAGGCAAATATTGAAAGGAAAGCTTGATTTTGAGACACGGCCATGGCCAACTATTTCTGAGGGTGCAAAAGATTTGATAAGAAAGATGCTTGAAAGAGATCCCAAAGCGAGGCTCACAGCCTATCAAGTGCTTA GTCATCCGTGGATTGTTGATGACTCAAAAGTGCCTGACAAGCCTCTTGATTCAGCTGTTTTGTCGCGCCTCAAGCACTTTTCAGCCATGAACAAGCTGAAGAAGATGGCCTGCCGG GTCATAGCTGAGAGACTCTCTGAAGAAGAAATTGGCGGGTTGAAGGAACTCTTTAAAAAGATAGACAAAGACAACAGTGGAACTATAACATTTGATGAGCTGAAAGTTGGCTTATTACGGGTTGACTCAAAGATAAAGGAAACTGAAATCGAGGATCTCATGCATGCA GCAGATGTGGATGACAACGGAACCATAGACTATGGAGAATTTGTTGCTGCTACCCTTCACCTGAATAAGTTGGAGAGAGAGGAGAACTTGGCATCTGCATTCGCATACTTTGACAAAGATGGCAGTGGTTATATAACCATTGATGAACTCCAACAAGCCTGCATCGAACTTGGCCTCAACGATCATCACCTAGAAGAAATGATCAAGGAGATTGATCAAGATAAT GATGGACAAATAGATTATGCAGAATTCGTTGCAATGATGAGGATGGGTAATGGAGGAGGCGGGAGGAGAACGATGAGAAGCATTATTAATTGGGAAGATGCTCCTGAATTTCTTCAGGATTCATAA
- the LOC110792646 gene encoding uncharacterized protein: MDFETIKNYLEKLEKSGEEDESSKIHKLPLRFFDPFIIHGLRVDLIEPGRVLCSINVPPRLLNTANTLHGGAIASLVDLVGSAVIYTVGAPSTGVSVEINVSYLDAALADEEIEIEGKALRVGKSLAVVSVELRKKASGKIVAQGRHTKYLPVSSKL, translated from the exons atggaCTTCGAGACAATAAAGAACTACTTAGAAAAACTGGAAAAATCAGGTGAAGAAGATGAATCCTCGAAAATCCATAAACTTCCATTGAGATTCTTCGACCCTTTTATCATCCATGGTCTTCGCGTTGATCTCATTGAACCCGGTCGCGTTCTCTGCTCCATCAATGTTCCTCCTCGTCTCCTG AATACTGCCAACACTCTGCACGGCGGTGCGATTGCGTCATTGGTGGATTTGGTGGGTTCGGCTGTTATTTATACTGTTGGAGCTCCGTCTACTGGTGTTTCTGTTGAGATCAATGTTTCCTACCTTGATGCTGCGCTTGCTGAT GAGGAGATTGAAATCGAGGGCAAAGCTCTACGTGTTGGAAAGTCCCTTGCTGTTGTCAGTGTAGAATTAAGGAAGAAAGCAAGCGGGAAGATCGTCGCTCAGGGACGTCACACCAAGTACCTTCCTGTATCCAGCAAACTGTAG